The Serpentinimonas maccroryi genome has a segment encoding these proteins:
- the rsmH gene encoding 16S rRNA (cytosine(1402)-N(4))-methyltransferase RsmH has product MQPPLAHCTVLLNEAVQALHVQADGRYIDATFGRGGHARAILARLSAAGRLAVYDKDPQAIAAAQQLAASDARLHAVHHQGFAALAEQPEASADGILMDLGVSSPQLDDPTRGFSFRHDGPLDMRMDPTRGQSAAEWLATAEVTEIAEVIREYGEERFAQSIAKALDRRRQERGPIGTTAELAQIVAGAVKTRQPGKDPATRTFQAIRIFINAELEELQHALKAALRVLKPGGWLVVISFHSLEDRLVKQFMAQHAKDAYDRRQPLAAPKALALAQVQRVLPSAAEVAANPRARSAVLRLAQRSALAWEALP; this is encoded by the coding sequence GTGCAACCGCCCCTAGCCCATTGCACCGTCCTGTTGAACGAAGCAGTCCAAGCGCTGCACGTGCAAGCAGACGGTCGCTACATCGACGCCACCTTTGGTCGCGGCGGCCATGCGCGGGCGATTTTGGCGCGTCTGTCGGCGGCTGGGCGGTTGGCGGTGTACGACAAAGACCCGCAGGCGATCGCCGCGGCGCAGCAGCTGGCGGCCAGCGACGCCCGGCTGCACGCGGTGCACCACCAAGGTTTTGCCGCGCTGGCCGAGCAGCCCGAGGCCAGCGCCGACGGCATCTTGATGGATCTGGGGGTGAGTTCACCCCAGCTCGACGACCCCACCCGGGGTTTTTCCTTCCGCCACGACGGCCCCTTGGACATGCGCATGGACCCCACCCGGGGCCAGAGCGCAGCCGAATGGCTGGCCACGGCAGAAGTTACAGAAATAGCAGAGGTGATACGTGAATACGGCGAAGAACGGTTTGCTCAATCGATTGCAAAGGCGCTTGATCGTCGCCGACAGGAACGGGGCCCTATTGGAACCACCGCCGAGCTGGCCCAAATCGTGGCTGGCGCGGTCAAAACCCGCCAGCCGGGCAAGGACCCTGCAACGCGCACATTTCAGGCTATTCGGATTTTCATCAACGCCGAGCTTGAGGAGCTGCAACACGCGCTGAAGGCGGCGCTGCGCGTGCTCAAGCCCGGCGGCTGGCTGGTGGTGATCAGTTTTCATTCGCTCGAAGACCGGCTGGTCAAGCAGTTCATGGCGCAGCACGCCAAAGACGCCTACGACCGGCGCCAGCCGCTGGCCGCGCCCAAGGCGCTGGCGCTGGCGCAGGTGCAGCGCGTGCTGCCCAGCGCCGCCGAGGTGGCGGCGAATCCGCGCGCGCGCAGCGCCGTGCTGCGCTTGGCCCAGCGCAGCGCGCTGGCGTGGGAGGCGCTGCCATGA
- a CDS encoding UDP-N-acetylmuramoyl-L-alanyl-D-glutamate--2,6-diaminopimelate ligase, producing the protein MIQQFKQASEAVAWLQALGAQRLVSDSRQVQPGDAFVAWPGSGHDGRQFVAAALQAGAVACLVEAQGLEAWDWSDARIAALPGLKAAAGPVAHHFYGAPSERLRVVAITGTNGKTSSAWWCSQWLQAVGESAALIGTLGTGMAGTELTSTGFTTPDPMTLQTLLRRYADQGLHTVVMEASSIGLDEGRLNGARLHTAVFTNLSQDHLDYHGTMEAYWAAKRALFDWPGLQVAVVNIDDAHGRELAADLAQRPGLDLWTVSTEPAAQRPARLRLLERRWSTTGIDFVVQEVKVEQEGRPVEAPEPGAERISLSLDVVGDYNLSNLLCALAVLRASGHTLAAAAQASAALQPVPGRMQAAWTDGPASLPLLLVDYAHTPDAVEKALQALQPLAEHRGGRLWCVLGCGGERDRSKRPLMAAAAEREAARLVLTSDNPRGEDPLQILLEMQAGLTEPVRAIVEPDRAEAIQEAVDMADARDIILLAGKGHEDYQEIAGVRHPFSDVVQGRLALQRRWRNEQGEQGEQGTPEGSPA; encoded by the coding sequence ATGATTCAACAATTTAAGCAGGCGAGCGAGGCCGTGGCTTGGTTGCAGGCCCTAGGGGCGCAGCGCTTGGTGAGCGACAGCCGCCAGGTCCAGCCCGGCGACGCCTTTGTGGCATGGCCCGGCAGTGGCCACGATGGCCGCCAGTTCGTGGCCGCGGCGCTGCAGGCCGGGGCCGTGGCCTGCTTGGTCGAAGCCCAAGGGCTGGAGGCGTGGGACTGGAGCGATGCGCGCATCGCCGCGCTGCCCGGGCTCAAGGCCGCCGCCGGTCCGGTGGCGCACCACTTCTACGGTGCCCCCAGCGAGCGCCTGCGCGTGGTGGCCATCACCGGCACCAACGGCAAGACCTCGAGCGCCTGGTGGTGCAGCCAATGGTTGCAGGCGGTGGGCGAATCGGCAGCGCTGATCGGCACCCTGGGCACCGGCATGGCGGGCACTGAACTCACCAGCACCGGCTTCACCACGCCGGACCCAATGACGCTGCAAACCCTGCTGCGCCGCTACGCCGACCAAGGGCTGCACACGGTGGTGATGGAGGCCTCGTCGATCGGCCTGGACGAAGGCCGGCTCAACGGCGCTAGGCTGCACACCGCAGTGTTCACCAATTTGAGCCAAGACCATCTCGACTACCACGGCACCATGGAGGCCTACTGGGCCGCCAAGCGCGCGCTGTTCGACTGGCCCGGCTTGCAGGTGGCGGTGGTGAATATCGACGACGCGCACGGGCGCGAACTGGCGGCCGATCTGGCGCAGCGCCCCGGGCTCGATCTGTGGACCGTATCCACCGAGCCCGCAGCGCAGCGCCCGGCGCGCCTGCGCCTGCTGGAACGGCGCTGGAGCACGACCGGCATCGACTTCGTGGTGCAAGAGGTGAAGGTGGAGCAGGAGGGCCGGCCGGTCGAGGCGCCGGAGCCGGGCGCTGAACGCATCAGCCTGTCGCTCGATGTGGTGGGCGACTACAACCTGAGCAACCTGCTGTGCGCGCTGGCGGTGCTGCGCGCCAGCGGCCACACGCTGGCCGCTGCGGCCCAAGCCAGCGCCGCGCTGCAGCCGGTGCCCGGCCGGATGCAGGCCGCTTGGACCGACGGCCCGGCCAGCTTGCCGCTGCTGCTGGTCGATTACGCCCATACCCCGGACGCGGTAGAAAAAGCCTTGCAGGCGCTGCAGCCGCTGGCCGAGCACCGCGGCGGGCGCCTGTGGTGCGTGCTGGGCTGCGGTGGCGAGCGCGACCGCAGCAAGCGCCCGCTCATGGCCGCGGCCGCCGAGCGCGAAGCGGCGCGGCTGGTGCTCACCAGCGACAACCCGCGCGGTGAAGACCCGCTGCAGATTTTGCTCGAGATGCAAGCCGGCCTGACCGAGCCGGTTCGCGCCATCGTCGAGCCAGACCGCGCCGAAGCCATCCAGGAGGCGGTGGACATGGCGGACGCGCGCGACATCATCTTGCTGGCCGGCAAGGGCCACGAGGATTACCAAGAGATCGCCGGCGTGCGCCACCCGTTTTCAGACGTGGTGCAGGGCCGGCTGGCGCTGCAGCGGCGCTGGAGAAACGAGCAAGGCGAGCAAGGCGAGCAGGGCACGCCCGAAGGGAGCCCGGCGTGA
- the mraZ gene encoding division/cell wall cluster transcriptional repressor MraZ: MFQGASSLSLDAKGRLAVPTRHREVLGACAAGQLTITKHPHGCLMLFPRPQWEQFRERIAALPLSAQWWKRIFLGNAMDCELDSAGRVLIAPELRAAAGLHKEAVLLGMGNHFELWDAQAYAAQEAQAMQGELPEALKDFSF; this comes from the coding sequence GTGTTCCAAGGTGCTTCCTCTCTCAGTCTCGACGCCAAGGGTCGCTTGGCGGTGCCCACGCGGCACCGCGAGGTGCTGGGCGCGTGCGCCGCTGGGCAGCTCACCATCACCAAACACCCGCACGGCTGCCTGATGCTGTTTCCGCGCCCGCAGTGGGAGCAGTTTCGCGAGCGCATCGCCGCGCTGCCGCTGTCGGCGCAGTGGTGGAAGCGCATTTTTTTGGGCAACGCCATGGACTGCGAGCTCGACAGCGCCGGCCGCGTGCTGATCGCGCCCGAGCTGCGCGCCGCTGCCGGCCTGCACAAAGAGGCGGTGCTGCTGGGCATGGGCAACCACTTCGAGCTCTGGGACGCCCAAGCCTACGCGGCCCAGGAGGCGCAGGCGATGCAGGGCGAGTTGCCCGAGGCCCTGAAGGACTTTTCTTTCTAA
- the ftsL gene encoding cell division protein FtsL, with protein MTRLNLVLLLVLLASALSLVHQQYEARRLFVALERANAAADRLASEHEQLQVQKRTLAAPARVQQLASERLQMRPIHPGITEVLALPVAGAAGGAAGPVQRLQGPVTAPAPASATPLAQPEPRP; from the coding sequence ATGACGCGCCTCAACCTCGTGCTGCTGCTGGTGCTGCTGGCCAGTGCCCTCAGTTTGGTGCATCAGCAGTACGAAGCGCGCCGCCTGTTCGTGGCGCTGGAGCGCGCCAACGCCGCCGCCGACCGCTTGGCCTCGGAGCACGAGCAGCTGCAGGTGCAAAAGCGCACCCTGGCGGCCCCGGCGCGGGTGCAGCAGTTGGCCAGTGAGCGCCTGCAGATGCGTCCGATCCACCCCGGCATCACCGAGGTGCTGGCCCTGCCCGTGGCTGGTGCGGCAGGCGGCGCCGCCGGGCCGGTGCAGCGCCTGCAGGGGCCGGTGACGGCACCCGCGCCCGCGTCTGCCACCCCCTTGGCGCAGCCGGAGCCGCGGCCATGA
- a CDS encoding class I SAM-dependent methyltransferase: METSLRRCGRSHCPPGAVPPECLLRQTRLQAVRATLLIPLVARAHGARCYPWLDCLDADAAHLLSCLQSDAETLLQDRLVVLNVLWRTHVLKAWGREFFARHPHAAGVNLGCGLSNHFQWFDNGHNRWLDADLPEVLALREQLLPGQGEHRHNAGIDLSGDGWWDALELDRWAAGAPLWLLCEGVLMYLPPERVRALLREFAQRAPPDSVLVLDAMSHRAIGQSRWSASVGPTGAEFRWGLQHGGELLQAHPRLRQAGMRSVSECYGAAGAAFEALCLPWTGAPLYAMHALRV, encoded by the coding sequence ATGGAGACCAGCCTCAGGCGCTGCGGCCGCAGCCATTGCCCACCCGGTGCCGTGCCGCCGGAGTGCTTGCTGCGCCAGACGCGGCTGCAGGCCGTGCGCGCGACCCTGCTGATCCCGCTGGTGGCGCGCGCCCACGGCGCCCGCTGCTACCCTTGGCTCGACTGCCTCGACGCCGACGCGGCGCATCTTTTAAGCTGCCTGCAAAGCGACGCCGAAACGCTGCTGCAAGATCGGCTGGTGGTACTCAATGTGCTGTGGCGCACGCACGTGCTCAAGGCTTGGGGGCGCGAATTTTTTGCCCGCCATCCGCATGCGGCCGGCGTGAACTTGGGTTGCGGTCTGTCGAACCATTTTCAGTGGTTCGACAACGGCCACAACCGCTGGCTCGATGCCGATTTGCCCGAGGTGCTGGCGCTGCGCGAGCAGCTGCTGCCGGGGCAGGGCGAGCACCGCCACAACGCCGGCATCGACCTCTCCGGCGATGGCTGGTGGGACGCGCTGGAATTGGACCGCTGGGCCGCCGGCGCCCCGCTGTGGCTGCTGTGCGAGGGGGTGCTGATGTACCTGCCGCCCGAGCGGGTGCGCGCGCTGCTGCGCGAGTTTGCCCAGCGTGCCCCGCCCGACTCGGTGCTGGTGCTCGACGCCATGTCGCACCGGGCCATCGGGCAGTCGCGCTGGAGCGCCAGCGTAGGGCCCACGGGGGCCGAGTTCCGCTGGGGCCTGCAGCATGGGGGCGAGCTGCTGCAAGCGCATCCGCGCCTGCGCCAGGCCGGGATGCGCAGCGTCTCGGAATGCTACGGCGCCGCCGGTGCGGCCTTCGAGGCGCTGTGCCTGCCCTGGACCGGCGCGCCCCTGTACGCGATGCACGCGCTGCGCGTTTGA
- a CDS encoding peptidoglycan D,D-transpeptidase FtsI family protein codes for MKRAIAYGSSPLLTSATPVWRSRLIVAGFALVFLGLGARAAYVQVFGNEFFQRQGEIRFERTLELPPNRGRVLDRNGLILATSVVAQSVWAIPENIDRQHPKLPELARLLELPPAELQRRLDRHPTFVWLRRQLDEARAAQVRALGIEGIHFRKEYRRQYPEGEALAHVVGFTNVEDVGQEGVELAFNAHLSGQPGSRRVLRDRFGRVVEDVREVIPPVDGRDLQLSIDSRIQFFAFQRLREAVQQHQARGGSIVVLDAQSGEVLALANYPSFNPNQRRNLSGEQVRNRALTDTFEPGSTVKPFMAALALESGLARPDTLIDTGEGRLTMGRFTIRDIRGLGVVTLNEAMKASSNVAMVKLAQQMQPRQMWEAYTRIGFGQRPQLPFPGAVSGRLRAYESWRPIEQATMSYGYGLSTSLFQLAQAYTVFATDGKLLPVTLLKSQQPAQGVPVMSAASAQAVRHMLALSAGPGGTAQRAQTVGFSVGGKTGTSRVQEGAGYAANRHRSFFVGLAPAQQPRVVVAVMIDEPTEGGFFGGVVAAPVFSATVQQTLRVLGVAPDVDVRPHIVADLVQEPG; via the coding sequence ATGAAGCGCGCCATTGCTTACGGCTCCAGCCCCTTGCTCACCAGCGCCACCCCGGTCTGGCGCAGCCGCCTGATCGTGGCCGGCTTTGCGCTCGTCTTTTTGGGCTTGGGCGCACGCGCCGCTTACGTGCAAGTGTTTGGCAACGAATTTTTCCAGCGCCAGGGCGAGATCCGCTTCGAGCGCACGCTGGAGCTGCCGCCCAACCGCGGCCGGGTGCTGGACCGCAACGGCCTGATTCTGGCCACCAGCGTGGTGGCGCAAAGCGTCTGGGCCATTCCAGAAAACATCGACCGCCAGCACCCCAAGCTGCCTGAGCTGGCGCGGCTGCTGGAGCTGCCGCCGGCCGAACTGCAGCGCCGACTCGACCGGCACCCGACCTTCGTCTGGCTGCGGCGCCAGCTCGACGAAGCGCGGGCGGCGCAGGTGCGCGCGCTGGGGATCGAGGGCATCCACTTTCGCAAAGAGTACCGGCGCCAGTACCCAGAGGGCGAGGCGCTGGCGCACGTGGTGGGCTTTACCAACGTCGAAGACGTGGGCCAAGAGGGGGTCGAGCTGGCCTTCAACGCCCACCTGTCGGGGCAGCCGGGCTCGCGCCGCGTGCTGCGCGACCGCTTTGGGCGCGTGGTCGAAGACGTGCGCGAAGTCATCCCCCCGGTCGATGGCCGTGACCTGCAGCTGTCGATCGACAGCCGGATTCAGTTTTTTGCCTTCCAGCGCCTGCGCGAGGCGGTGCAACAGCACCAGGCGCGCGGCGGCAGCATCGTGGTGCTCGATGCCCAAAGCGGCGAGGTGCTGGCGCTGGCCAACTACCCGAGCTTCAACCCGAACCAGCGCCGCAACCTGAGCGGCGAGCAGGTGCGCAACCGCGCCCTGACCGACACCTTCGAGCCGGGTTCGACCGTCAAGCCTTTCATGGCTGCGCTGGCGCTGGAGAGCGGGCTGGCGCGCCCCGACACCCTGATCGACACCGGTGAAGGCCGCCTGACCATGGGTCGCTTCACCATCCGCGACATCCGGGGCTTGGGCGTGGTCACGCTCAACGAGGCCATGAAGGCCTCGAGCAACGTGGCCATGGTCAAGCTGGCGCAGCAGATGCAGCCGCGCCAGATGTGGGAGGCCTACACGCGCATCGGTTTTGGGCAGCGGCCGCAGTTGCCGTTTCCGGGTGCCGTGAGCGGTCGCCTGCGCGCCTACGAGAGCTGGCGCCCGATCGAGCAGGCCACCATGAGCTACGGCTACGGCCTGTCCACCTCCTTGTTCCAGCTCGCGCAGGCCTACACCGTGTTTGCCACCGACGGCAAGCTGCTGCCCGTGACCTTGCTCAAAAGCCAGCAGCCGGCGCAGGGCGTGCCGGTGATGAGCGCGGCGAGCGCGCAGGCGGTGCGCCACATGCTGGCGCTCAGCGCCGGACCCGGCGGCACCGCGCAGCGCGCCCAGACGGTGGGCTTTTCGGTCGGCGGCAAGACCGGCACCTCGCGCGTGCAAGAGGGCGCGGGCTACGCCGCCAACCGGCACCGCAGCTTCTTTGTCGGGCTGGCCCCGGCGCAACAGCCGCGGGTGGTGGTGGCGGTGATGATCGACGAGCCGACCGAGGGCGGTTTCTTTGGCGGCGTGGTGGCGGCGCCGGTGTTTTCGGCCACCGTGCAGCAGACCCTGCGCGTGCTGGGGGTGGCACCAGATGTGGACGTGCGGCCGCACATCGTGGCCGATTTGGTGCAGGAGCCGGGATGA